The genomic interval ACCGATCAAATAGCAGAAATCCAACAAATATTATTGGAAACCATCCGCGAAAAATCAGAGCAATTTATCAGTGCTGTGAATGACGGGATGCAAGCTCAACAAGACAAAGGCCGAAAAGACCTAGAAAAGTCCGCTACAAGCGAAAGCAAAAGATTGCTAAGTGCGGCGATTCCCTTAAATATCCACGAAGCACAGGTGAAATTAATTGCGTTTATCGACCCTTTATGTCCCCACTGTCAAACCTTTGAAAAGCTAGCCTTAAATACCATGGATCAGCGCAAAGATGTGACTTTCTATTTTATTCCAATTGCTATTTTAGGAGAGAATTCGGAAATTGTTAGTAAAGCGATCATCACGGCAGCCAAACTTTCCCCACAAAAGTTTAGTACATTTATTAAAAAGCTTGTTGAAAAATACACCAAACTTGACAAGGCTAAACTCGCAGCTTTGGTAAAAGATACCGGCCTGGATGCAAAGAAATTCGAAAAAGAATTAAATAGTAATGAGACCCACAATAAGCTTGCCGAAAACAACAATTTGGCCAAAGACTTAAAAATTACTGGTGTTCCGACAGTTTTTGCTGTTCAAGGAAACGGGGGTTTTGTTATTGTACCTCCAACAGATGCAAAGGATTTCGGTAAAATTATCGACAATATCAAGGCCGACAAACCGTTAACAGAAGGTTTTAACCCCGCAAATGAAAATGCTGATGAGACCTAA from Candidatus Finniella inopinata carries:
- a CDS encoding DsbA family protein translates to MSQSSQKSKMPIIMALVIVSILVVIFLVITKKKHPTSGISQCPATQSSKKYSFNTDQIAEIQQILLETIREKSEQFISAVNDGMQAQQDKGRKDLEKSATSESKRLLSAAIPLNIHEAQVKLIAFIDPLCPHCQTFEKLALNTMDQRKDVTFYFIPIAILGENSEIVSKAIITAAKLSPQKFSTFIKKLVEKYTKLDKAKLAALVKDTGLDAKKFEKELNSNETHNKLAENNNLAKDLKITGVPTVFAVQGNGGFVIVPPTDAKDFGKIIDNIKADKPLTEGFNPANENADET